TGCATCTTCCCGTACGGTCCGGTCCTCCACGGCGCGGTGGGGCCGAAGATGGCGACGACCGGCGTGCCCGCGGCGGCCGCCATGTGCATGGGGCCCGAGTCCACGGTAAGAACGAACGAGGCCCTTCCCATTACGAAGGCGAGCTGCTTCAGGCTCGTCCTGCCGGCGAGGTTTATTGTATTCCCCTTCCCGGCCATCTCCGCTATCCTCTCAGCCGCGGCCCTGTCCGGGGGCGAGCCCACGATTACGGCCCTCATCCCGAGCCTCTCTTGCGCGAGCCTTATCACCTCGGCGAACCTCTCCTCCGGCCAGAGCTTGGTCTCCCACCGGGCCCGCGGGTTAACGACGAAGAAATCCGTCTCTCCGTTTATGCCGCCGTCTTCGAGCAACCCGCTTGCGGCTTCTCCGGCCTCCTCCCCGACGTGCAGGGGGGTGGAAAAAGCCTCGCCTTCGGCCTCCGCCCCTCCCGCGCAGCGGGCGAGGTCGAGGTATCTCTCGACCGCGTGCCTCTCTATATCGTAGGGAGGGAGTTTTTCCGTGAGGAACAGGTGGCTCATCTCCCGCGCGTTCGCAAAGCCCACCCGCCTCTCCCCCTTCGAGAAGTAGACCCATATGCCGCTTTTCAGAAGTCCCTGGAAGTCAAGGACCATGTCGTATCTCTTCTCCGCGAGTGAGCGGGCCACCCTAAAATTTTCAGCCGTATCCTTAACCCATCCCCTGCCCTTTACGACTACCACCTCGTCGAGCATCGGATGCCCGACCACGATATCGCTTGCCGCCTCCTCCACGAGCCAGTCTATCTTCGCGCGGGGATGGCCCCTCCTGAGCGATTCGAGCGCCGGGAGGGTTTGCACGACGTCGCCTATTGACGAGAGCTTTATAATAAGTATCTTCATGTGGAACATCCTGATGTGTTCTTCGCGTTGCGTTATGCGTTCATTTAATCCCGGCCATTATCCACCCGACCGCTTCGCCTATGTCTTCGGCCACGAAGTCGGGGGCGGGACCCTTTTCTTCCAGCCTATCCCTTTCCGCCCTGCCGTGTCCGGTAAGGACGAAGACGCTTTTCACTCCGGCGGCCTTTGCGGCCCCCACGTCCGAGGCCTTGTCTCCCACCATGAAAGAACGGGCGAGCTCGACCCCGCGTTCGCGCGCGGCCGCGTCGAGGAGCCCGGTTGCCGGCTTCCTGCAGCCGCAGTCGTCCTCGGGCCTGTGCGGGCAGTAGTATATCCCGTCGACTTCCGCCCCTTCGAGGCCGAGGAGTTCGGTCATCCGCCGGTTCACGGCCCTTACGTCGTCCTCGGTGTAGTAGCCCCTCCCCACCCCGGACTGGTTCGTTATGACTATTACCGGCACGCCCGCGTCGTTGAGCCGCTTTATGGCCCCTGCCGCGCCGGGAAGGAGTTTTAGATCGTCCGGGTCGGAGAT
This genomic stretch from Thermodesulfobacteriota bacterium harbors:
- the waaF gene encoding lipopolysaccharide heptosyltransferase II, coding for MKILIIKLSSIGDVVQTLPALESLRRGHPRAKIDWLVEEAASDIVVGHPMLDEVVVVKGRGWVKDTAENFRVARSLAEKRYDMVLDFQGLLKSGIWVYFSKGERRVGFANAREMSHLFLTEKLPPYDIERHAVERYLDLARCAGGAEAEGEAFSTPLHVGEEAGEAASGLLEDGGINGETDFFVVNPRARWETKLWPEERFAEVIRLAQERLGMRAVIVGSPPDRAAAERIAEMAGKGNTINLAGRTSLKQLAFVMGRASFVLTVDSGPMHMAAAAGTPVVAIFGPTAPWRTGPYGKMHSVIRKEMDCSPCFSRKCARLKCMDAIAAEDVMDAIVRLGAAGEPVSAARAR
- the gmhB gene encoding D-glycero-beta-D-manno-heptose 1,7-bisphosphate 7-phosphatase; translation: MSGGGGGDGGGGAVFLDRDGTINEDSGYISDPDDLKLLPGAAGAIKRLNDAGVPVIVITNQSGVGRGYYTEDDVRAVNRRMTELLGLEGAEVDGIYYCPHRPEDDCGCRKPATGLLDAAARERGVELARSFMVGDKASDVGAAKAAGVKSVFVLTGHGRAERDRLEEKGPAPDFVAEDIGEAVGWIMAGIK